The following is a genomic window from Gammaproteobacteria bacterium.
AACATCCCGCCTGAGCCGCAGCACGGGTCATAGATGCGGCCTTGGTAGGGTTCCAGCATTTCCACCAGCACCCGCACAACTGAGCGCGGCGTGTAGAACTCACCACCGCGCTTGCCCTCGGCCCCGGCGAACTGGCCAAGAAAATACTCGTAGACGCGGCCAAGGATGTCGCGCGATGCGTGGCCTTCTTCATTGAGCGCGATGCCAGAGATCAAGTCGATCAGCTCGCCGAGCATCACCTTGTTGAGGGCAGGCCGGGCGTAGTCTTTGGGCAGCACGCCCTTGAGCGACTCGTTGTCCTTTTCGATGGCGCGCATCGCGTCATCGATCAGCGTGCCAATGGTCGGCAGCTTGGCGTTCGCCTGCAGGTGCGACCAGCGTGCATCCTTGGGCACCCAGAACACGTTGTCCGCGAGGTACTCGTCTTTGTCCTCGGCGGCCTGCGGGTCTTCGGCCAGCAGTGCCTTGTGCCGCGCCTCGAAGGCATCCGAGATGTACTTCAAGAAAATTAGCCCGAGCGCGACGTGTTTGTAGTCGGACGGCTCCATATTGCCGCGCAGCTTGTCGGCGGCCTTGAACATCTCGGCCTCGAAGCCGAGGTTGCCGCCGTTCTTGTTTGTGTCGTTGGTTGCCATGTTCTTATCCCTGCGTGGTTGGTACATTGACCGCGTGTTGATTGGTAGTCTTAGATTCGGTGGTGGATAGTTCCCAGTGCTTCTCAAGGACACCCAAGAGGCGCCTCTGCCGGTCATCCAACATTGCCGGCGTCCACGTGGCTTCCGCCCGGACCTCTTGCGTCAGGATGAAGGGGGACGCAGTGCCCTTGCCCTTGAAGTACACATCCTTCTTCTTGGCAAAGTCGTAGTTGCTGGCAGACGAGTTCTTGTTCCTATCTAGCGGAACCAGATTGGCCAAACGGTGCGTCCAGCCATCGCGCTCGTCTTCATCCGGGAACCACTTGATCCAGTCCGAACCGTCGGGCGGGGTTTGCGGCAGAACGTGCTCTAGAGACACGGCATCTTGAAGCTGTACGCCGGGGGCGCGCACCAAGGACTCAAGGCGTAAGACCAGCGCCATCCGGGCCTTGGGCAGATCGTCGTACACGTCGCCATCGAGTGCCGCGACGAACTTGCGCTTTTGCGCGTCTGTCAGTGCCAGCGTGGTGAGCGCGGCCAGATCCCCCTTGAAGGTCTCCGGCTCGATTTCCTTGGTAAGCGCGGCGTAGGTTTCGATGCGCTCGTTGATGCCCACCTTGGTGACCAGCAGGAAATAGGTCAGGCGTTCCAGCGACTGGAAAAATTCTGCAAGTAGTTTTGGTTGCTGCCGGAAGCGCTTGAAGTAGACCAGCGCTGGTGGCACCCAGTCCTTGAAGTCCACGCGGTTGAGCCAAGACAGGTGTTCGTTGATAGTCTCGGCGTGTTCAGTGGCCTCGAAGTCGGCATCTCGCACGAAGTCCCACACCTCGGCGTAGGGTTTGATGACCTTGTCTACGAGGTCGATAGGGGTCTTGTACTCGGTGACGTGCTCCTGGAACTCCTTGACCAGGATGTACTTCTGCTTCTTCTTGGCGTAGATGCTGCGGATGTGACCAAACAGGTCACCGAAGGCTTCGCGGCCCAGCGAGTTTTCGATCCGGCTCCATTCCTTGGCGTAGGCGCGGCTCTTGACGTCGCCTGCCGTGGTGCGGATCAGGCCCAGCACCTGCGCCTTGATGATGTCGATAGGCGCGAGGTCGAGCCCCCGGTTGTTGAGCACGGAGAAGATGCGGTACGCGGCTTCGAGGTCGGGCGTGGAGATGACAACCAGCGAGCAGTCGTTGGCGAGGAATTTCCACAGAGCAATCAGTTCGGCAGGCGGAAGCGCCTTGGCCTTTTCGAGCAGCAGCGTGGCGTTTTCACGGTAACGCAGACGGCTGTCTTTCAGCTTGTCCGTACTGGCGACTAACTGTGCGATGCCACCCGGTTCCTGGATATTGGTGCGGAAGAAGTCAGCATCTTCCTCGCGGGCGGTCAGGCGATACTCGTTTTTCTCGCCAAGACTGACCTTGCCTTTTTTGTAGAGGAAGTCGGTGATGTCGTCTGCCGCATCCGGCATCACGGTGCGCAACACGGCGAACAGCATCGTGAGCGTAGACAGGCGTTGCTGGCCGTCGACCACCGATGACTTCGGGTCCCGGTCGTTCTTGATCAGAACGATGCTGCCCAGGAAGTATTGGCTGCTGGCCCCCGAGATACGCGCGTCCTGCATCGCCGAGTACAGATCATCGAACAGCTCCGTGGCCTGTTCGATTGTCCAGGCGTAGGGGCGCTGGTAGTCCGGAATCTCGAACTGGTAGCTGCCTTCGAAGATCTCCCGGATCAGCTTGTCGTGAGCTTCAAGTGTCTTGGCCATTGCGTTTGTTCTTCCCTATCGTTTCTTGGGGCTGCTCGGGGCTTGGTAGCCCGGAGCCAGCTTGGCGTTCTCAACGCCATAAAGCGCCAGCGGATCGCTGAGCCATAGGCGGTACTGTTCCTCTTTGAGGCGATGGTCAGGCGAGCAGTCCACGCTCCAGCGCAGCAGCATGTAGCCCGCGACCGCCGCGCGCACGCGCATCCGGATCGCGCCATCCTGCATCCCGTAGTCCATCTTGATGATTTCGGGGCGCTCAAGGCGCGGATGCGGCACGAAGTCCAGCTCGACGATGCGCGTCCACTGGATGTCGTTGTCCGGCCGTTCGTTGGTCTGTGGCTCCTCGTCGAGCAGGGTCGGGGCTTCGATGCGCGTGACGACGAAATCGCGGAACTCGCCGCTCTTGCGATCAAAGGCACGGACGTGCCAGCGTAGGCCGGTGTCGACAAGTGCGAACGGGACGATGACCCGTTCGGACTCACCACTGCTCATCGAGTGGTAGCGGATGGCGACTGGCCGCTTGGCGTAAATGGCCCGGCAGATCGGAGCCAACACATCCATCCTGGGGTTGCTCAGGGCGGTCGGAGATTCGCACGGCAGCAGCGGTTGCGTTGCGCCGTTCACGCCATCGCCGAAGCCGAGAGCCAGCGCTGACAGCACGCGCTGCGATGCGTGATCGAACAGCGGGGAGAACGCCTGCCCGATGCGGTAGACCTTGTTGCTACCGTCAAAGGTGATGTTCTGCGGCGCAACTTCCCGGTACAGCGCCAAGTCGCGCGTCGCCCCGGCCGGAGCCACGCCGAAACGGTCGATCAGGTCTGGCCGACCGATTTCGCCGAAAAAGTAGAGCCGGAAGTCGATGTAGGCCAACCGCTCGCGCTGGGCGTGGCTCAAGCTCTCGACGCGCTGGGGTTGAGTCACCGATGGCTCCTCATCCAAGACGGACGACCGAAAGGCTGTGATTGGTTTTATGTTTGTCCATTGCTAGGCGGTTCATATCATCAAACTGATGACATTATGCGCCACAACTTGGACTGCAACAACACGAACGTAGCTACGCCTCGGGAGTCGAGTTCGATTCCGTGTTTGGGAATTGAACCGGCGTCCGCAAGTCTCGCGTTACACGAGATGGGATTTGCAGCTTTTGGCGGGATCAGCCTACAATCTTCCTTGATTGGTGCTCAAGGGAATCCATTGCAGCCGTGATAGGCCGCGTGGCGTCGCCTCAGCTCCACCATTTACCCATCCAAACACATCCAGCAACATCCACCTAACCCGCCTAAGTGCGGGTTTTTTATTGCCTTACTGTCCATTTCGGGGTAACACTGTCCAATAGCATCCGGCTTTAGGTGGGGGTAACTCTTAGGGATAACTCCACAATTCAAAAAGGAGTTACCCCCAATGCCCCTAACTGATACCGCAATACGCAATGCCAAGCCCGGTGCGAAGCCTGCCAAGCTGTTTGACGGGCGCGGCTTATTCCCTGCTTGTTACCCCTGCCGGGGGTAAGTGGTGGCGGCTGAAATACCGCTTCGACAACAAGGAAAAGCTGTTGTCCCTGGGCACTTACCCCGACGTGAGCCTGAAGGATGCCAGAGGACGGCGCGACGCTGCCCGCAAGTTACTGGCCGACGGCATAGACCCCGGCGAAAACCGCAAAGCCGTGAAGGCGACAAAAGTGGAACGGGCAGCGAACAGCTTTGAAGTGGTGGCGCGGGAGTGGTACGCGAAGCACGCCCCCAATTGGGTAGAGCATCACGGCGACCGCATTATCAGACGCTTGGAGCGCGATATTTTCCCGTGGATGGGTGGCACCCCAATTGCCGACGTGACCGCACCCCAATTGCTGGCCGTGGTGCGCCGCATTGAAGACCGTGGCGCACTGGAAACCGCACACCGGGCGCTGGGCAACTGCGGGCAGGTATTCCGCTACGCCGTGGCTACCGGGCGGGCAATACGCGACCCATCCGGCGACTTGCGCGGCGCACTGCCCCCGGCGAAGGGCGAACACTTCGCGGCTACCACAGAACCGAAGCAGGCGGCGGAATTACTGCGAACACTCGACGGCTATCAAGGCACCTTCACTGTTGCGTGTGCGCTGCGTCTTGCGCCCTTGGTGTTTGTCCGGCCCGGTGAGCTTCGCACAGCGCAATGGGCAGACATTGACCTTGAGGCGGCGGAATGGCGGGTACACCGTCACCAAGACCGGCACGGCGCACATTGTCCCGCTGGCTACTCAAGCGGTGATGATCCTGCGCGAGCTTCACGCCTTGACCGGCAGCGGGCATTAAGGCTTTTAAGCGGATGATCTCGCGGGTCACCCAAGCCGGCTTATGCTGTGCCCGGCAAAACACAGGCGCTACCTCTCTGCGCCTCCGGCCGCCGTGCCTGCGCCGAAGCATCCCCGCAAACCATGCTTTGATCCGAACCACTACTCCCCACAAAAACATCAACGCCATGACCGCCTCCGCCAGCTGAAAGGGCGAAGCCTGACATGCACATATGACAACGTTCCTGTCACATTAGAAAGCTAAACTTGCCTGACCACTGCCAACATCAAGTTCGTTATGTTCAACCGCTGCCGGTTAGCCATTATATTGGGAATACTGCTGACCACCACCCTGGCTTACGCCGGCGGCTACGTCGACGGCAACGTGGTCTTTAACCCCGCCAAAGCCATCAACACCGGTGCTGTCTCCATCACCCCCACCTTCAACAACGACCAGTTCAACGTCACCCGCGAACAGGACGCCCTGGGCCGCACGGTAGACATGAGCTACGGCCCGCTGGATCAAGTGGCCACCACCAAGGACAAGCGCGGCAATGAGCATGTCTCGATAATGGGTGTAAATGGGTGTATTATTGGTTTATGCTCCGATCTGACACGCTCCAGATAACCCCGGAGATCCTGAGCCTGATCGCCGGGATCGACGAGTTCAAAGGCGCCTGGCGCGCCTTGGGCACGCTCGCGCCTGACCGGCTGTTGGCCCTGCGGTGGGTGGCCACCATCGAGAGCATCGGCTCCTCCACCCGCATCGAGGGCAGCAAGCTGTCCGACCGGGAAGTGGAGCAACTGCTGTCGAACCTCGAGATCAAGTCCTTCGCCACTCGCGACGAACAGGAGGTGGCCAGCTACGCCGATCTGATGGATTTGGTGTTCAGCTCCTGGCAGGACATCCCGTTCACCGAGAACCACATCAAGCAGTTGCATCAGATCCTGCTGCGCTATAGTGAAAAAGACACCTGGCATCGCGGCAACTACAAAACGAACTCGAACAGCGTCGCCGCTTTCGACGAGAACGGCGCGCAGATTGGCATCGTGTTCCAGACGGCGCCGCCTTTCGACACGCCCCGCCTGATGACGGAACTGGTGGCTTGGGTGAACGAGGAACGAGAAGCGGCCCGCCTGCATCCGTTACTGGTTATCGCACTGTGCATCGTGGTGTTTCTGGAAATCCATCCATTCCAGGACGGCAATGGTCGGCTGAGTCGCGTACTGACGACGCTGCTGCTCATGCAGGCGGGATACGCCTATGTGCCGTATAGCTCATTGGAGAGCGTGATCGAACAGAGCAAGGAAGCATACTACCTGGCCTTGCGGCAGACGCAGGGCACGATCCGCACCGATGCACCGAATTGGCAACCATGGCTGATGTTCTTTCTGCGCTCCCTGGCCGAGCAGGTGCAGCGTCTGGAGAAAAAGGTCGAACGTGAAAAACTCGTGTTGGCATCCATGCCCAAGCTATCGCTACAGATTATCGAATTCGCACGCGAGCATGGCCGCGTCACCATCGGTGAGGCCATCAAGCTGACCGGGGCCAGTCGCAACACGCTCAAGCAGCATTTCCGCGCACTGGTCGAACGTGGCACGCTGAACCAGCATGGTAGCGGCCGAGGCGTCTGGTATAACCTGCGCTGATCTTGGTTTCGGACTGCAGCATTTCCGCGCACTGGTCGAACGTGGCACGCTGAACCAGCATGGTAGCGGCCGAGGCGTCTGGTATAACCTGCGCTGATCTTGGTTTCGGACTAGGGTTCGATTCCGTATTCGGAACTGAATACGCACCGGAAAGCATATGAGGTTGAACAGTCTTTCCGGCGACCAAACCAGAGGAAAAACCGCTTGATTGTCCGCAGCCGAACGGCTGTCTGGGTGGCCGTTTCGATTGAATCCGCTTCGCAGGCGCGCTGGCTGGCGATATAGGCATGCCCCGCATCGCGCTGGGCGTCAATGGAGTTGTAGTCCTGATCCAGCCCCTCCTCGGTCGATTTACGGGTATAGACGGCGCAGCGTTGGCGCTTCCTGGCGGGATCGGCACTCATGCACGTCCCTCCTTGCGATCCTTCTTCAGCGAATCGCGTAGCCCGAAGAACGCCGGGCCTGACCAGCGTGAACCGGAGATTTCGTTAGCGATTCGCGTGAGGCTGTTGTAGGGTTTGCCGTTGTATTCAAATTGCCCATCGGACATGGCCACCACGCGGTGCGTCTGCCCCATGAATTCACCAGAGGGCGGCGCGACGCTGCCCGCAAGTTACGGGAATGGTGAACCGCAAGGCACAAAAAGCAGCAAAACAGGATCGAGCGGCGAACAGCTTTGAAGTGGTGGTGTGGGAATGGTACGCGAAAAATGCCCCCAATTGGGTAGAGCATCACGGCAACCGCATTATTCGGCGTTTGGAGCGCGGTATTTTCCCGTGGATTAGCGGGCGACCAATTGCCGACGTGACCGCCCCCGAATTACTGGCTACGGTGCAGCGCATCGAAAAACGGGGGTGCATTGGAAGAAGCGTTCGATCTAATCCCGACAGGCCGCTATTCCTACTGTGTCACAAAGTGATCAGGGGATGTAGCGCAAGGCAAAACCATGCGCCCTTCAGCACTTTATGACACAGCCGGACTATGCCACTTGACTGGCCGACGCCTGCTCCACCGGGCCAGGAACCGGGGCTGCGGCGATGCGGAATCTGTTGCGGCCCGACTCTTTCGCCTCATAAAGTGCCTCGTCAGCTATTTTCACCAAGTCTGCGGGGTTTCCGCCATCTCTGGGTACGATGCCCGCCACCCCCAAACTGATGGTAACGTGATCCGTCGTTTTGGAATGCGCATGAGCAAAGCCCAACGCATCCACGCTGGCACGCAGTTTCTCGGCAATCAAAGCCGCACCACCGGCATCGGTATCGGGTAGCACTACCGCAAACTCCTCCCCCCCATAACGCGCCACCACATCACCGGCGCGTTTTAGCGTTGCATCAAGTGTCTGCGCCACTTTGCGCAGACACTCGTCACCGCCCTGGTGACCGTAATTATCGTTGTAGGCCTTGAAGTGATCGATATCAATCAATATCAGAGACAGGATATTGCCATCCCGTGCGGCACGCAGCCATTCCTGCTCAAGATATTCGTCGAAACGGCGCCGGTTACCGATGCCTGTTAGGCCATCCAGGCTGGAGAGACGCTGCAATTCGGCATTTTTCATTTCCAGCTCAATTTGCATACTGCGTAACGCACGGTAAGCTTCGTCGCGCTGCTGCTGGGCAAGATAGGTGCGAGTGTGTGCGCGAATCCTGGCTATCACTTCAATCTGATCAGGAAATTTGACCAAATAATCGGTCGCCCCCAATTTGAACGCCTCGCTCTTGGTCTTGGGGTCCTCTTTGCTCGACAAGACAATGATCGGTGTAGTCTTGGTTACCGGATTGGCGCGAAAAAACCGCAGCAGCACCAGCCCATCAATTTCCGGCATTACCAGATCCTGCAGGATGACGGTAGGCTGAAATTCAATGGCTGCGCTCATCGCCCTTGTCGGATCCGCACAATAATGCCACGCGATATCCGGCTCGCTTTCCACCATGCGCCGTAGCGCCTCACCCACAATAGCTTGATCATCAATCAACAATACCCGAGCAAACACTGCTGATTCGGTCGATATGTTATCCACTGCTTTGTAATGTGTCTCATTCATAATGACGATACACCTCTCTTCCTTGTATCGGCAGATGTTGGAAAACGCTTAATAAGCGCAGGCGCGATAAGCTCGATAGACATCACCTCCACTGCCGCATTCAGATCGGCCGCCGCCTTGGGCATACCGTATACGGCACAACTGGCCTGATCCTGAGCAATGGTATGAGAACCTTTATTCCGTAATTTCAGCAACCCCTGCGCACCATCCCTGCCCATGCCGGTCAGCAAAACACCTACCGTTACCCCGCGCCAGTTTTCCGCGACACTGCAAAAGAACACATCTGCCGAGGGACGATATACTAGATCGCGTGGCAGAGGAGTGTATCCAAGCGACTGGTTTGGATACATCACCAGATGGTCGTTAGTACCTGCTATCAATACCGTACCTACAACCGGGTGATCACCCTCGCGTGCCAAACGCACATGCAGCGGCGTTTGTTTATCCAGCCATCGGCTCAACTCTTCGACAAACTGGGCATCGACGTGCTGGACAATAATGATAGGCACGGGATAATCCGCCGGCAGATGTGACAGGATATTGGCCAATGCCTGTGGGCCACCGGTGCTTGATCCAATCACCAGTAAACGCTCTCCGCCGCCAATCACGGGATTCACCTGCTGCTCAAATGGAATACAACGCGCACCTACAACACGACGGGTTAGTTTTTCAATCGTCATTATCTTTGACTGGAAGGTCTCGCAGGTATCACAGCCATACACGACACCCTGCATGCTGAGCACTGGCGTATTCACTGCATCCAAGGCTCCCGCGCCCATCGCCTCAAAAACACGGGGTGACTGACTATCCACTGAGCCTGTTACGATCAGAATAGGGCAGGGTGTCGCCGCCATGATGCGCCGTGTTGCCTCCACGCCGTCCATCACCGGCATCATCAAATCCATGAGAATCAGGTCCGGCTTGTCTAC
Proteins encoded in this region:
- a CDS encoding DUF262 domain-containing HNH endonuclease family protein, translated to MAKTLEAHDKLIREIFEGSYQFEIPDYQRPYAWTIEQATELFDDLYSAMQDARISGASSQYFLGSIVLIKNDRDPKSSVVDGQQRLSTLTMLFAVLRTVMPDAADDITDFLYKKGKVSLGEKNEYRLTAREEDADFFRTNIQEPGGIAQLVASTDKLKDSRLRYRENATLLLEKAKALPPAELIALWKFLANDCSLVVISTPDLEAAYRIFSVLNNRGLDLAPIDIIKAQVLGLIRTTAGDVKSRAYAKEWSRIENSLGREAFGDLFGHIRSIYAKKKQKYILVKEFQEHVTEYKTPIDLVDKVIKPYAEVWDFVRDADFEATEHAETINEHLSWLNRVDFKDWVPPALVYFKRFRQQPKLLAEFFQSLERLTYFLLVTKVGINERIETYAALTKEIEPETFKGDLAALTTLALTDAQKRKFVAALDGDVYDDLPKARMALVLRLESLVRAPGVQLQDAVSLEHVLPQTPPDGSDWIKWFPDEDERDGWTHRLANLVPLDRNKNSSASNYDFAKKKDVYFKGKGTASPFILTQEVRAEATWTPAMLDDRQRRLLGVLEKHWELSTTESKTTNQHAVNVPTTQG
- a CDS encoding WYL domain-containing protein, translating into MTQPQRVESLSHAQRERLAYIDFRLYFFGEIGRPDLIDRFGVAPAGATRDLALYREVAPQNITFDGSNKVYRIGQAFSPLFDHASQRVLSALALGFGDGVNGATQPLLPCESPTALSNPRMDVLAPICRAIYAKRPVAIRYHSMSSGESERVIVPFALVDTGLRWHVRAFDRKSGEFRDFVVTRIEAPTLLDEEPQTNERPDNDIQWTRIVELDFVPHPRLERPEIIKMDYGMQDGAIRMRVRAAVAGYMLLRWSVDCSPDHRLKEEQYRLWLSDPLALYGVENAKLAPGYQAPSSPKKR
- a CDS encoding DUF977 family protein, coding for MLRSDTLQITPEILSLIAGIDEFKGAWRALGTLAPDRLLALRWVATIESIGSSTRIEGSKLSDREVEQLLSNLEIKSFATRDEQEVASYADLMDLVFSSWQDIPFTENHIKQLHQILLRYSEKDTWHRGNYKTNSNSVAAFDENGAQIGIVFQTAPPFDTPRLMTELVAWVNEEREAARLHPLLVIALCIVVFLEIHPFQDGNGRLSRVLTTLLLMQAGYAYVPYSSLESVIEQSKEAYYLALRQTQGTIRTDAPNWQPWLMFFLRSLAEQVQRLEKKVEREKLVLASMPKLSLQIIEFAREHGRVTIGEAIKLTGASRNTLKQHFRALVERGTLNQHGSGRGVWYNLR
- a CDS encoding DUF2924 domain-containing protein produces the protein MGQTHRVVAMSDGQFEYNGKPYNSLTRIANEISGSRWSGPAFFGLRDSLKKDRKEGRA
- a CDS encoding diguanylate cyclase; translation: MNETHYKAVDNISTESAVFARVLLIDDQAIVGEALRRMVESEPDIAWHYCADPTRAMSAAIEFQPTVILQDLVMPEIDGLVLLRFFRANPVTKTTPIIVLSSKEDPKTKSEAFKLGATDYLVKFPDQIEVIARIRAHTRTYLAQQQRDEAYRALRSMQIELEMKNAELQRLSSLDGLTGIGNRRRFDEYLEQEWLRAARDGNILSLILIDIDHFKAYNDNYGHQGGDECLRKVAQTLDATLKRAGDVVARYGGEEFAVVLPDTDAGGAALIAEKLRASVDALGFAHAHSKTTDHVTISLGVAGIVPRDGGNPADLVKIADEALYEAKESGRNRFRIAAAPVPGPVEQASASQVA
- a CDS encoding chemotaxis response regulator protein-glutamate methylesterase, whose protein sequence is MRIAIVNDMILAVESLRRGVLATGAHQIAWVAYDGAEAVQRCAVDKPDLILMDLMMPVMDGVEATRRIMAATPCPILIVTGSVDSQSPRVFEAMGAGALDAVNTPVLSMQGVVYGCDTCETFQSKIMTIEKLTRRVVGARCIPFEQQVNPVIGGGERLLVIGSSTGGPQALANILSHLPADYPVPIIIVQHVDAQFVEELSRWLDKQTPLHVRLAREGDHPVVGTVLIAGTNDHLVMYPNQSLGYTPLPRDLVYRPSADVFFCSVAENWRGVTVGVLLTGMGRDGAQGLLKLRNKGSHTIAQDQASCAVYGMPKAAADLNAAVEVMSIELIAPALIKRFPTSADTRKRGVSSL